A stretch of the Perca fluviatilis chromosome 17, GENO_Pfluv_1.0, whole genome shotgun sequence genome encodes the following:
- the LOC120545795 gene encoding uncharacterized protein LOC120545795 yields the protein MATEFSQDTLLYFLQSSGGSVKNSDLLLHFRHFIRDHADQKRNREQFKKFVNSLATVKQIDGVSYVILRKKFKGHVTGGGEGGSSEPPPLSARKNAEPSPEDAKLSPAWSTEKPRQKLREVTTPAPLGVIPGKTILPAAGIVLNNNNNSNMERNLNLKQKRQQVISTPELCGRPAAAQAVSQISETAQVKTPGLSEPFAPDQCRPTKAQHRVGFGLPPGITPAVAALRHHGETSQQLPVPETLRGREACPQPEGGLHQKPPLHPISLQPQASPRHIRLRQSYKSAVSCDEEEEVQIRQCSAGGARSLNTPLSDMGRAISASSPCILDPPVSPSVVSSSSSSSSERKLPENYVQDVERATMNPRGSGWSLESGVGQRGLEPGSVSGESTRQSLPLEAERYMASPDRATEVVPHHDAHADRRYSQPAGVRQGPNPSQGEWQSSSHSSIFSPSSDAGPSKPPPRGLGCNSSYDDLQARAGETGGGSKIQEALERAQGEKLASVTHRANSKTTAPWHNSTGRLHDDQEPTARLSPFHYSSDYLHDNHNSTPSMAPWHLSTGDIYDRGEAESSEGSTSSPPPGLHPAVARQLSSHLRSRMCRSLGADLDQLSQEESRAGGGSEAARLNRLHLISSSLSLRYNLSSSSLSSCSTPPRCQSLADLDEGVKWRGGGGGGGGGRRSSPIAASSTARLEGPSRQSMVPLEPREHAWLVKGAAGAWPDIYTLFREDSSLLNKQDFISGFTVLHWIAKHGDHRVLNTLWYGVEKAGLTFNMNAKSTCGHTPLHIAAIHGNKNIMRLLVNKFNADVKLRDTAGKKAWQYLSSTAQPEVFQLLGAPSRPPGGGDGGVVREDQEPRQQTPRRRRHHLSFASSGERPLTMSGTTRVKRSTSIAAFLKHKSLLQFHGHQSDSSV from the exons ATGGCCACAGAATTCAGCCAGGACACGTTGTTATATTTCCTCCAGAGCAGCGGGGGCTCGGTGAAAAACTCGGATCTGCTTCTGCACTTCAGACATTTCATTAGGGACCATGCGGACCAGAAGCGCAACCGGGAGCAATTCAAAAAGTTTGTCAACTCCTTGGCCACCGTTAAACAGATCGATGGCGTCTCCTACGTCATTCTCAGAAAGAAATTCAAAGGACATGTCACCGGCGGCGGCGAAGGGGGCTCTTCCGAGCCGCCGCCGCTTTCTGCCCGAAAGAACGCTGAACCTTCCCCGGAGGACGCCAAACTGAGTCCGGCTTGGAGCACAGAGAAGCCTCGGCAGAAACTGAGGGAGGTGACAACACCCGCCCCGCTGGGAGTCATCCCCGGCAAAACAATTCTGCCTGCGGCTGGCATCGTgctcaataacaacaacaacagcaacatggAAAGAAATTTAAACCTAAAACAGAAACGGCAGCAGGTAATCAGCACACCTGAACTTTGTGGTAGACCAGCAGCAGCTCAGGCGGTGAGTCAGATCTCAGAGACTGCACAAGTGAAAACCCCCGGTCTGTCTGAGCCTTTTGCCCCAGATCAGTGTAGGCCTACTAAAGCACAGCACAGGGTGGGTTTTGGGCTGCCTCCTGGAATCACACCTGCGGTCGCTGCACTCAGACACCATGGAGAAACCAGCCAGCAGCTCCCAGTCCCAGAAACCCTCAGAGGAAGGGAGGCCTGTCCGCAGCCTGAGGGAGGTCTTCATCAGAaacctcctcttcatcccatCAGTCTTCAGCCGCAGGCTTCTCCACGCCACATCAGACTCCGGCAGAGCTACAAATCTGCTGTGTCTTGTGatgaag aggaGGAGGTCCAAATAAGGCAGTGTTCAGCAGGAGGAGCGCGGTCCCTGAACACTCCTCTCAGTGACATGGGGAGGGCCATCTCTGCCTCCTCGCCGTGTATCTTAGACCCACCTGTTTCTCCCTCTGTCgtgtcctcctcttcatcctcatcatcagaaAGGAAGCTCCCTGAGAATTACGTTCAGGATGTGGAAAGGGCAACGATGAACCCTCGTGGCTCAGGCTGGAGCTTGGAGTCAGGGGTAGGGCAGAGAGGACTGGAACCTGGGTCTGTTTCAGGGGAGTCCACCAGACAAAGTCTGCCTTTAGAGGCAGAGCGCTACATGGCGTCCCCTGACCGAGCTACAGAGGTGGTGCCTCACCATGATGCCCACGCAGACCGCCGATACTCGCAGCCTGCAGGTGTCAGGCAGGGGCCGAATCCAAGCCAAGGGGAGTGGCAGTCATCTAGCCACAGCAGCATCTTCTCCCCCTCATCTGACGCAGGCCCCTCCAAGCCCCCCCCCAGAGGATTGGGGTGTAACAGCAGCTATGACGATCTACAGGCCAGAGCAG GTGAGACTGGGGGCGGGTCTAAAATCCAGGAAGCATTGGAGCGAGCCCAAGGGGAAAAGTTGGCGTCTGTGACACATCGTGCCAACAGTAAAACAACGGCGCCTTGGCATAATTCTACAGGCCGTCTCCATGACGACCAGGAGCCCACAGCTCGTTTGTCACCGTTCCATTACTCCTCCGACTATCTCCACGACAACCACAACTCTACGCCCAGTATGGCGCCATGGCACCTCTCCACAG GTGATATCTACGACCGAGGAGAGGCAGAGTCGAGCGAGGGCTCCACCTCTTCGCCGCCGCCGGGGTTGCACCCGGCAGTCGCCAGGCAGCTCAGCAGCCACTTGCGGAGCAGGATGTGCCGCAGTCTGGGAGCCGATCTCGACCAGCTCTCCCAGGAGGAGTcgagagcaggaggaggaagtgAGGCGGCCAGGCTGAACCGCCTCCACCTCATCTCCTCCTCACTTAGCCTACGCTACAACCTGTCGTCTTCCTCACTGTCGTCCTGTTCCACACCGCCTCGCTGCCAAAGCCTCGCTGACCTGGACGAGGGGGTGaagtggagaggaggaggaggaggaggaggaggagggaggaggagctCTCCCATCGCCGCCTCCTCCACTGCTCGTCTTGAAGGCCCCAGTAGACAG TCAATGGTTCCTCTGGAGCCCAGGGAGCACGCCTGGCTGGTGAAGGGGGCGGCGGGGGCCTGGCCCGACATCTACACCCTGTTCAGGGAGGACTCGTCCCTTCTTAACAAACAAGACTTCATCTCCGGCTTCACCGTGCTGCACTGGATTGCAAAACACGGTGACCACAGAGTCCTCAACACCTTATG GTATGGAGTTGAGAAAGCTGGTTTGACCTTCAACATGAATGCCAAGTCAACATGTGGCCACACGCCTCTCCATATTGCTGCCATCCACGGCAACAAGAACATAATGCGGTTGCTGGTTAACAAGTTCAACGCCGATGTGAAGCTGAGGGACACGGCAGGAAAGAAGGCCTGGCAGTACCTGAGCAGCACGGCACAGCCGGAGGTCTTTCAGCTGCTGGGAGCTCCATCACGACCCCCTgggggaggagatggaggagttGTGAGAGAAGACCAGGAACCGCGTCAGCAGACCCCCCGCCGTCGGCGGCATCACCTCTCCTTTGCTTCCTCGGGAGAGAGGCCGCTGACCATGTCGGGCACCACGAGGGTCAAAAGGTCCACGTCGATTGCTGCATTCCTCAAACACAAATCGCTGCTGCAGTTTCACGGACATCAATCGGACTCCTCCGTTTAA